In Brevibacterium zhoupengii, the following are encoded in one genomic region:
- the ileS gene encoding isoleucine--tRNA ligase, whose translation MTQPLYPKVSTSAFGLSASPDFPAIEDAVLSYWKQDDTFQASIDQRDSGANGSNEFVFYDGPPFANGLPHYGHLLTGYVKDVVPRFQTMRGKKVDRRFGWDTHGLPAELEAERQLGITDKSEISGMGLAAFNDACRSSVLKYTKEWEEYVTRQGRWVDFENDYKTLNVEYMESVIWAFKQLWDKGLVYEGYRVLPYCWKDQTPLSNHELRMDDDVYKSRQDPAVTVGYKLKDSDEWVLIWTTTPWTVPSNQAVAVNPEIPLVAVVAGEDGAQELQGKTLILAEARLGAYARELGENPEMLRTFSGSELLGRAYEPPFPYFENRQDEFGERMHTILEAEFVTTEEGTGIVHQSPAFGEEDKDLTDSYGITAARPVDDAGCFDSTVADYAGQQVFEANKAIIKDLRNSTGPLTGRSALLIRHESYEHSYPHCWRCRNPLIYRAVSSWFVRVTEFKDRMVELNEQINWVPDNVKHGQFGKWLENARDWSISRNRFWGSPIPVWTSDDPSYPRTDVYGSLAEIEADFGRLPVNDQGEVDLHRPWVDDLVRPNPDDPTGQSMMRRIPEIFDVWFDSGSMSYAQVHYPFENSEWFDNHFPADFIVEYVGQTRGWFYLLHVLSTAIFDRPAFTNCISHGIVLGSDGQKMSKSLRNYPDVNEVFDRDGSDAMRWFLMASSILRGGNLVVTEQGIRDGVRQVVLPLWNTWQFFATYSNTADGADGAKSGYRSESRYDSSQVLDRYLLAKTHDLIAEFAEAMEGLDIWAACELVRSYLDMLTNWYVRRSRRRFWDGTEDTHESFDVFYTCLEAFCRVAAPLLPFTVEEIYRGLTGERSVHLADYPDASLFPADDELVSAMDLTRDICSTASSVRKANRLRVRLPLAKLTVADDTDLGSEFTDIISDELNVREVEVLDVAEAEAAGFSLSQNLVVNARAAGPRLGKQVQQVIKASKTGDWSVADDGTVTSGGIDLVEGEYTLDSVAQSGTEGMELAALDSGFLALDTRVTPELEAEGVARDAVRAIQGIRKQLDLHISDRIRVVIEAEAELTAALTTHRDLIAGETLATSLDFAAVDGHEQVFAPEELPSGTRLSVSRA comes from the coding sequence ATGACGCAACCGTTGTATCCCAAGGTATCGACTTCGGCCTTCGGCCTCAGTGCCTCGCCGGACTTTCCCGCTATCGAAGACGCCGTGCTCTCCTACTGGAAACAGGACGACACATTCCAAGCCTCGATCGATCAGCGTGATTCTGGTGCGAACGGCTCGAACGAGTTCGTCTTCTACGACGGACCTCCCTTTGCCAACGGTCTGCCCCACTACGGGCACCTGCTGACGGGATACGTCAAGGACGTCGTTCCCCGTTTCCAGACGATGCGCGGGAAGAAGGTCGATCGCCGTTTCGGGTGGGATACCCACGGACTCCCCGCAGAGCTCGAAGCCGAGCGTCAGCTGGGCATCACGGACAAATCAGAGATCAGCGGAATGGGCTTGGCCGCCTTCAACGATGCCTGCCGCTCCTCCGTCCTGAAGTACACGAAGGAATGGGAAGAGTACGTCACCCGCCAGGGCCGGTGGGTTGACTTCGAGAACGACTACAAGACGCTCAATGTCGAATACATGGAAAGTGTGATCTGGGCGTTCAAGCAGCTGTGGGACAAGGGCCTCGTCTACGAGGGCTACCGTGTTCTGCCCTACTGCTGGAAGGACCAGACCCCGCTGTCGAATCACGAGCTGCGGATGGACGACGATGTCTACAAGTCGCGCCAGGATCCGGCCGTGACGGTCGGCTACAAGCTCAAGGATTCCGACGAGTGGGTCCTCATCTGGACGACGACGCCGTGGACCGTTCCCTCCAACCAGGCAGTCGCGGTCAATCCGGAGATCCCGTTGGTCGCCGTTGTCGCAGGCGAGGACGGTGCACAGGAGCTGCAGGGCAAGACCCTGATCCTCGCCGAGGCCCGCCTCGGCGCCTATGCGCGCGAGCTGGGGGAGAACCCCGAGATGCTGCGCACCTTCTCCGGCAGTGAGCTTCTCGGTCGTGCGTACGAGCCTCCCTTCCCCTACTTCGAGAACCGTCAGGACGAGTTCGGCGAGCGAATGCACACCATCCTCGAAGCCGAATTCGTCACGACTGAGGAAGGCACGGGAATCGTCCACCAGTCGCCTGCCTTCGGTGAAGAGGACAAGGATCTCACGGACTCCTACGGCATCACCGCAGCCCGCCCTGTCGATGACGCTGGCTGCTTCGACTCCACCGTGGCCGACTACGCAGGCCAGCAGGTCTTCGAGGCCAACAAGGCGATCATCAAGGATCTGCGCAACTCCACCGGTCCGCTCACGGGCCGTTCGGCTCTGCTCATCCGTCACGAATCCTACGAACACTCCTACCCGCACTGCTGGCGCTGCCGCAATCCGCTGATCTACCGTGCGGTGTCCTCCTGGTTCGTTCGGGTGACCGAGTTCAAGGACCGTATGGTCGAGCTCAATGAGCAGATCAACTGGGTGCCCGACAACGTCAAGCACGGGCAGTTCGGCAAATGGCTCGAGAACGCTCGGGACTGGTCGATCTCACGCAACCGCTTCTGGGGTTCACCGATCCCGGTGTGGACTTCTGATGATCCCTCGTATCCACGCACTGATGTGTACGGCTCCCTGGCCGAGATCGAGGCCGACTTCGGTCGTCTGCCGGTCAATGACCAAGGAGAGGTCGACCTCCACCGCCCCTGGGTTGACGACCTGGTCCGACCCAACCCAGATGATCCGACCGGCCAGTCGATGATGCGCCGTATCCCTGAGATCTTCGACGTCTGGTTCGACTCGGGCTCCATGAGCTACGCCCAGGTTCACTATCCGTTCGAGAACTCGGAATGGTTCGACAACCATTTCCCTGCTGACTTCATCGTTGAGTACGTCGGTCAGACGCGCGGATGGTTCTATCTTCTGCACGTGCTCTCCACAGCCATCTTCGACCGCCCTGCGTTCACGAACTGCATCTCCCACGGCATCGTCTTGGGCTCCGACGGGCAGAAGATGTCGAAGTCCCTGCGCAACTACCCCGACGTCAACGAGGTCTTCGACCGAGACGGCTCCGATGCGATGCGCTGGTTCCTCATGGCCTCGTCCATCCTGCGCGGCGGCAACCTCGTCGTGACAGAGCAGGGCATCCGCGACGGAGTGCGCCAGGTCGTTCTCCCGCTGTGGAACACCTGGCAGTTCTTCGCCACCTATTCCAACACGGCAGACGGAGCCGACGGTGCCAAGTCCGGCTACCGGTCAGAATCCCGCTACGACTCAAGCCAGGTGCTTGATCGGTACCTGCTGGCGAAGACCCATGACCTGATCGCTGAGTTCGCCGAAGCCATGGAGGGCCTCGACATCTGGGCCGCCTGCGAACTGGTGCGCAGCTACCTCGATATGCTCACCAACTGGTATGTCCGCCGTTCCCGTCGTCGATTCTGGGACGGGACCGAGGACACTCACGAGTCCTTCGATGTCTTCTACACCTGCCTTGAGGCCTTCTGCCGGGTCGCAGCCCCGCTGCTGCCGTTCACCGTTGAAGAGATCTACCGCGGGCTCACCGGAGAACGGTCGGTGCACCTGGCCGACTATCCGGACGCCAGCCTGTTCCCCGCCGATGACGAACTCGTCTCCGCAATGGACCTGACCCGCGATATCTGCTCCACTGCCTCGTCCGTCCGCAAGGCCAACAGACTGCGGGTGCGCCTGCCGCTGGCCAAGCTCACCGTTGCCGACGACACCGACCTGGGCAGCGAGTTCACCGACATCATCTCCGATGAGCTCAACGTCCGCGAAGTCGAGGTCCTCGATGTCGCCGAGGCTGAAGCAGCAGGTTTCTCCCTGTCGCAGAACCTGGTGGTCAACGCCCGCGCCGCCGGACCTCGTCTGGGTAAGCAGGTGCAGCAGGTGATCAAGGCCTCGAAGACCGGAGATTGGTCTGTTGCCGACGACGGTACGGTCACCAGCGGCGGAATCGACCTGGTCGAGGGCGAGTACACTCTGGACTCCGTGGCGCAATCGGGCACGGAGGGGATGGAGCTGGCAGCGCTCGACTCCGGCTTCCTCGCGCTCGACACTCGTGTCACCCCCGAGCTCGAAGCCGAAGGCGTCGCCCGTGACGCGGTGCGCGCCATCCAGGGCATCCGGAAGCAGTTGGATCTGCACATCTCGGATCGAATCAGAGTCGTCATCGAGGCAGAGGCCGAACTGACCGCAGCACTGACCACCCACCGGGACCTCATCGCCGGCGAAACCCTGGCCACCTCGCTCGACTTCGCCGCAGTCGACGGTCACGAGCAGGTCTTCGCTCCCGAAGAGCTGCCGTCGGGAACACGCCTGTCCGTGAGCCGGGCATGA
- a CDS encoding bifunctional folylpolyglutamate synthase/dihydrofolate synthase → MNGGDNAEQSDSQLVRVYASLLARAGETQIEVRLDATRRACELLGDIHQAAPVITVTGTNGKTSTARMIDAIVTAHDLRVGRFTSPHLHSVTERISVDGGPVSAETFVRIHDEVSPVLDLVDAELLAEGRGRLTFFEALTILAFAVFADAPVDVVVTEVGMGGEWDSTNVADAEVCVFTKIGLDHQAFLGDTLTEIATTKAGILNRSIDPSPAPTPVAVIGTQTEEAQDALDAEVERRQILALTEERSFRLLDRTRAVDGQLITVQGIRDVYTDIFLPLHGIHQAHNAAVALVAAEAFLSDEDKPLVLDTVAEGLSHVTSPGRAELVRTGPAVVVDGAHNPDAAHVLAETITEAFDFDYTVMVLAMFADKDVLGVLEELHRSADVFVVSEALDSRALGAHELAEAAREWVDEDSVLETPDLNAALMKAIDLANSSGATSPGIVVTGSLHTVAEARQLLGKED, encoded by the coding sequence ATGAACGGGGGCGACAACGCCGAGCAGTCTGACTCCCAGCTCGTCCGGGTGTACGCGTCGCTGCTGGCGCGTGCAGGCGAGACCCAGATCGAGGTTCGTCTCGACGCGACCCGTCGGGCCTGTGAGCTCCTCGGCGACATTCATCAGGCGGCTCCGGTCATCACCGTGACCGGGACCAACGGCAAGACCTCGACCGCGCGGATGATCGACGCGATCGTCACCGCTCACGATCTGAGAGTGGGCCGTTTCACCAGTCCGCATCTGCATTCGGTGACTGAGCGGATCTCTGTCGACGGAGGCCCCGTGTCGGCTGAGACCTTTGTGCGCATCCACGACGAGGTCTCACCGGTGCTCGACCTCGTCGATGCTGAACTCCTCGCTGAGGGACGCGGTCGGCTGACATTCTTCGAGGCGCTGACGATCCTGGCCTTCGCGGTGTTCGCAGACGCCCCTGTCGATGTCGTCGTGACCGAGGTGGGCATGGGCGGTGAGTGGGATTCGACGAACGTTGCCGATGCCGAAGTATGTGTCTTCACGAAGATCGGCCTTGACCATCAGGCTTTCCTCGGCGACACCCTCACCGAGATCGCCACCACCAAAGCCGGAATCCTCAACCGCAGTATCGATCCGTCTCCGGCGCCCACCCCGGTGGCTGTCATCGGCACGCAGACCGAAGAAGCCCAGGACGCTCTGGACGCCGAGGTGGAGCGCCGGCAGATCCTTGCGCTGACAGAGGAACGCAGCTTCCGTCTCCTCGACCGCACCCGTGCGGTCGACGGGCAGCTCATCACCGTGCAGGGAATCCGTGATGTCTACACGGACATCTTCCTGCCGCTGCATGGGATTCATCAGGCGCACAATGCCGCCGTCGCGCTGGTCGCGGCGGAGGCCTTCCTGAGCGACGAGGACAAACCGCTGGTTCTCGACACTGTCGCAGAGGGCCTGTCACACGTGACGTCGCCCGGCCGCGCCGAACTTGTCCGGACAGGACCGGCCGTGGTCGTCGACGGGGCGCACAACCCCGACGCCGCTCATGTGCTGGCCGAGACCATCACCGAGGCCTTCGACTTCGACTACACCGTGATGGTTCTGGCGATGTTCGCTGACAAGGACGTCCTCGGCGTCCTCGAAGAACTCCACCGCAGCGCCGATGTGTTCGTCGTCAGTGAAGCGCTGGACTCCCGAGCACTGGGGGCCCACGAACTCGCCGAGGCTGCGCGTGAATGGGTGGATGAGGACTCTGTGCTCGAGACGCCGGACCTCAATGCCGCCCTGATGAAGGCCATCGACCTGGCAAACAGTTCCGGTGCGACGAGCCCGGGAATTGTCGTCACCGGTTCACTGCACACCGTCGCCGAGGCCCGCCAGCTGCTCGGAAAGGAGGACTGA
- a CDS encoding DUF4233 domain-containing protein, which translates to MKSKFPVLCGSILICELFVVYFAVLTAYGLEVKAAGSLTLGQLLLGASVIAVLAIVSVVLLPRKIGQKRPGVALGWVVQALLLASGFLITSMFFVAAIFIAMWAVSVYWSARIDREVAERA; encoded by the coding sequence GTGAAGTCGAAGTTTCCCGTTCTCTGCGGATCGATCCTCATCTGTGAACTCTTCGTCGTCTACTTCGCGGTGCTCACCGCCTATGGGCTGGAGGTGAAGGCCGCGGGATCCCTGACGTTGGGTCAGCTCCTCCTCGGCGCTTCCGTGATTGCGGTACTGGCGATCGTGTCGGTCGTGCTGCTTCCACGCAAGATCGGCCAGAAACGACCGGGTGTAGCACTGGGATGGGTCGTCCAGGCCCTCCTGTTGGCCTCAGGGTTCCTCATCACCTCGATGTTCTTCGTCGCAGCCATCTTCATCGCCATGTGGGCGGTGTCGGTGTACTGGTCGGCGAGGATTGACAGGGAAGTGGCCGAACGAGCCTGA
- the ndk gene encoding nucleoside-diphosphate kinase encodes MERTLILIKPDGVARGLVGQILARIEAKGYRIDALSMRTATADELSAHYAEHEGKPFYQPLVDFMSEGPIVSIIASGQGVIPGFRSLAGATDPTAAAPGTIRGDLGRDWGEKVQKNLVHGSDSVESAEREIGIWFPA; translated from the coding sequence ATGGAACGCACTCTCATCCTCATCAAACCCGATGGTGTCGCCCGAGGACTCGTGGGCCAGATCCTCGCGCGGATCGAAGCCAAGGGCTACCGCATCGATGCCCTGTCGATGCGGACCGCGACAGCCGATGAACTCTCAGCCCATTACGCCGAGCACGAGGGCAAGCCCTTCTACCAGCCTCTCGTCGACTTCATGTCAGAAGGCCCGATCGTCTCGATCATCGCCTCCGGCCAGGGAGTCATCCCCGGCTTCCGCTCACTGGCAGGGGCCACGGATCCCACAGCAGCAGCCCCGGGCACGATTCGCGGCGATCTCGGTCGCGACTGGGGAGAAAAGGTTCAGAAGAACCTGGTGCACGGTTCCGACTCCGTCGAGTCGGCCGAACGCGAGATCGGAATCTGGTTCCCCGCCTGA
- a CDS encoding vitamin K epoxide reductase family protein — protein sequence MNTADTLPDDDIDFVPQTRSWVLRPMTMGIFLIVASVVGFLASFALAVEKYEKLEDPNAVLSCDLNPFFSCGSVMEAAESQLFGFPNQLLGIGAFIFPLLLGVLLIAGVKIPRWVMVGLNIGLALGTVLVMFLFYISIYVIGVGCPWCMVVWTMTIPMFVAVTAHNALAGNFGAGIAQNPIARVLAKENVAIFVLWMLVIAACIVVQFWNYFSTLF from the coding sequence GTGAATACCGCAGACACGCTTCCTGATGACGATATCGACTTTGTTCCGCAGACCCGATCCTGGGTGCTGCGGCCGATGACCATGGGCATCTTCCTCATCGTCGCCTCAGTCGTCGGGTTCCTGGCGTCCTTCGCCCTGGCTGTCGAGAAGTACGAGAAGTTGGAGGACCCGAATGCGGTGCTCTCCTGTGATCTCAATCCGTTCTTCTCCTGCGGTTCGGTCATGGAAGCGGCTGAAAGTCAGCTGTTCGGGTTCCCCAATCAGCTCCTGGGAATCGGTGCTTTCATATTCCCGCTGCTGCTCGGCGTGTTGCTCATCGCCGGAGTCAAGATTCCACGATGGGTCATGGTCGGACTCAACATCGGGCTGGCACTTGGCACCGTTCTCGTCATGTTTCTGTTCTATATCTCGATCTATGTCATCGGCGTCGGCTGCCCGTGGTGCATGGTGGTGTGGACGATGACGATTCCCATGTTCGTCGCCGTGACCGCCCACAACGCCCTCGCGGGCAATTTCGGCGCCGGAATCGCGCAGAATCCGATCGCCAGGGTCCTGGCCAAGGAGAACGTTGCAATCTTCGTGCTGTGGATGCTCGTCATCGCCGCCTGCATCGTCGTCCAGTTCTGGAATTACTTCTCGACCCTGTTCTGA
- a CDS encoding Rne/Rng family ribonuclease has protein sequence MNDASNDGNEATEGILADLANLQQSVNTADSAHGDVDESIREKLDHIAEAAESLRLPEADEDEDDSKDVVPEPKRGAPKKARDAVANRGLVFEQFVRDSTEDSAGSHASANSGQGSEPDNHSDADNDSNDTAADPESPAPTPTFDPRNPFAAPTAEPTPAPTPRSAPAVPHDGGLIFQVPKAELAQPVQVEDTGDDSDDADDDYDDSDYSDSSDNASRAKNDDSDDNDSNDAGGRRRRRGGRGRRSRGRDDNSSGSDTEGSARGSDDDSSDDDSASGAKNNESRSGSRSDNKGQQADSNKAAESKPSGDQSDGQPAEKSNDTSDDDQDDDDNGSRRRRRRRSRTRSTDNDEVTSLKGSTRLEAKRQRRKEGREAGRRRPVITEAEFLARRESVDRTMLVRESGEQTQLVVVEDGITVEHYLKENRQQSSLIGNVYLGKVQNVLPSMEAAFIDIGKGRNAVLYAGEVNWDALGMDGKARRIEVALSPGDAVLVQVTKDPIGHKGARLTSQISLPGRFLVYVPGNSMTGISRKLPDVERNRLKKLLKELVGDSNGVIVRTAAEGASDKELSTDVERLAKRWETIEKKSKSTKVLAPQLLYSEPDMIVRIIRDVFNEDFSSLVIDGDGAWNTIHEYVEAVAPDLLDRVHRYSEDEDIFDHYRVEEQVQKALQRTVNLPSGGSLVIDRTEAMTVIDVNTGKFTGSGGNLEETVTRNNLEAAEEVIRQVRLRDIGGIIVVDFIDMVLESNRDLVVRRLVECLGRDRTKHQVAEVTSLGLVQMTRKRIGTGLAESLVSAGADLSGRGLLLPGSEEDGSKAHHGNRSSHNDGANNRRDRKRRGDNKSSSKPNDSDGQSDAVANDASRSAVAAIAKATLKKDEVESKEGGNSQDAAPSQDASSSVNTDNSKDSQGSEPSDSNGGGKSGRSRTRSNRRRSQAKATDAADSAQDQSAQDKTADETPTPEQPSPEQPAQVKPAQAKKPEVPAAELPLMIGADTATKVAKAEPVKAAPRRKPAAKTEAKKETTQPSLPTSFVIIGED, from the coding sequence ATGAATGACGCGTCAAACGACGGCAACGAAGCAACAGAGGGCATCCTCGCGGATCTCGCCAACCTGCAGCAGTCGGTGAACACAGCAGACTCCGCGCACGGCGATGTCGACGAGAGCATCAGGGAGAAACTCGACCACATTGCAGAAGCCGCAGAATCCCTGCGTCTTCCCGAGGCTGATGAGGACGAGGACGACAGTAAGGATGTCGTTCCTGAACCGAAACGCGGCGCACCGAAGAAGGCACGTGACGCCGTGGCGAACAGAGGTCTGGTGTTCGAGCAGTTCGTTCGCGATTCCACCGAGGACTCTGCAGGCTCACACGCCTCTGCGAACTCCGGACAGGGGAGTGAGCCGGACAACCATTCTGACGCCGACAACGATTCGAACGACACCGCTGCGGATCCCGAGTCGCCGGCACCGACGCCGACATTCGATCCTCGCAATCCCTTCGCCGCGCCGACAGCCGAGCCCACTCCCGCGCCGACACCACGCAGCGCTCCTGCCGTGCCTCACGATGGCGGCCTGATCTTCCAGGTGCCCAAGGCCGAACTGGCTCAGCCCGTTCAGGTGGAGGACACCGGCGACGACTCCGATGACGCCGACGATGACTATGACGACTCGGACTACTCCGACTCTTCGGACAACGCCAGTCGTGCGAAGAATGACGACTCCGACGACAACGATTCAAATGATGCCGGCGGCCGTCGCCGGCGTCGCGGTGGCCGTGGCCGCCGCTCCCGGGGACGCGATGACAATAGCAGCGGCTCCGACACCGAGGGCTCTGCAAGAGGCTCAGACGACGACTCTTCCGACGACGACTCCGCCTCCGGTGCGAAGAACAATGAGTCGCGGTCAGGCAGCCGTTCGGACAACAAGGGCCAGCAGGCAGACTCGAACAAGGCTGCGGAGTCGAAACCCTCCGGGGACCAGTCCGACGGACAGCCCGCGGAGAAGTCCAATGACACCTCCGATGACGATCAGGATGATGACGACAACGGTTCGCGCCGCCGCCGTCGTCGTCGCTCGCGCACACGCAGCACCGACAACGATGAGGTCACCTCGCTGAAGGGCTCCACCCGCCTGGAAGCCAAACGTCAGCGCCGCAAGGAAGGCCGCGAGGCCGGCCGCCGTCGCCCCGTCATCACCGAGGCTGAGTTCCTTGCCCGTCGGGAATCGGTCGACCGGACGATGCTGGTGCGCGAAAGCGGCGAGCAGACCCAGTTGGTCGTCGTCGAGGACGGGATCACCGTCGAGCACTATCTCAAGGAGAACCGCCAGCAGTCCTCGCTGATCGGCAACGTCTACCTGGGCAAGGTCCAAAACGTTCTGCCGAGCATGGAAGCCGCATTCATCGACATCGGCAAGGGCCGCAACGCGGTCCTCTACGCAGGCGAGGTCAACTGGGACGCTCTGGGCATGGACGGCAAAGCCCGTCGCATCGAGGTTGCTCTCAGCCCCGGTGACGCGGTCCTCGTTCAGGTCACCAAAGACCCAATCGGCCACAAAGGTGCCCGCCTGACCAGTCAGATCTCCTTGCCCGGTCGTTTCCTCGTCTACGTTCCCGGGAACTCGATGACCGGCATCTCGCGGAAGCTGCCCGATGTCGAGCGCAATCGCCTCAAGAAGCTGCTCAAGGAACTCGTCGGTGACTCGAACGGAGTCATCGTGCGCACTGCAGCCGAAGGAGCCAGCGACAAGGAGCTCAGCACAGACGTCGAGCGACTGGCCAAGCGGTGGGAGACCATCGAGAAGAAGTCGAAGTCGACGAAGGTGCTCGCGCCCCAGCTCCTCTACAGCGAGCCGGATATGATCGTGCGCATCATCCGCGATGTCTTCAACGAGGACTTCTCCTCGCTCGTCATCGACGGTGACGGAGCCTGGAACACCATCCACGAATACGTCGAGGCAGTCGCGCCGGACCTGCTTGATCGCGTCCACCGCTACAGCGAGGACGAAGACATCTTCGACCATTACCGGGTCGAGGAACAGGTTCAGAAGGCGCTGCAGCGCACGGTCAACCTGCCCTCGGGCGGTTCCCTGGTCATCGACCGCACAGAGGCAATGACGGTCATCGACGTCAACACCGGCAAATTCACCGGTTCGGGCGGAAACCTCGAAGAGACCGTGACCCGCAACAACCTCGAAGCGGCCGAGGAAGTCATCCGGCAGGTTCGCCTGCGTGACATCGGCGGCATCATCGTCGTCGACTTCATCGACATGGTTCTCGAGTCGAATCGGGACCTCGTCGTGCGACGCCTCGTCGAATGCCTGGGCCGGGACAGAACCAAGCATCAGGTCGCCGAAGTGACCTCCCTGGGTCTCGTGCAGATGACCCGTAAACGCATCGGCACGGGGCTCGCCGAGTCCCTGGTCAGTGCCGGTGCTGACCTCTCAGGCCGCGGCCTGCTGCTGCCCGGCTCGGAAGAGGATGGATCGAAGGCCCACCATGGCAATCGGTCCTCACACAATGACGGCGCGAACAACAGGCGCGATCGTAAGCGTCGCGGCGACAACAAATCGTCATCGAAGCCCAACGACTCCGACGGTCAGTCCGATGCCGTTGCCAACGATGCCTCCCGTTCAGCCGTCGCTGCGATTGCCAAGGCCACACTGAAGAAGGACGAAGTCGAGTCGAAGGAAGGCGGAAACTCCCAGGACGCGGCGCCGTCCCAGGACGCTTCGTCCTCGGTGAACACCGACAACTCTAAGGACTCACAGGGCAGCGAGCCCAGTGATTCCAATGGCGGCGGTAAGTCGGGCCGTTCCCGGACCCGCAGCAACAGGAGACGCTCACAGGCGAAGGCCACAGATGCAGCCGACTCTGCGCAGGACCAGTCGGCTCAGGACAAAACCGCCGACGAGACGCCCACGCCCGAGCAGCCTTCCCCGGAACAGCCGGCACAGGTCAAGCCTGCGCAGGCGAAGAAGCCTGAGGTGCCCGCAGCTGAGCTGCCGCTGATGATCGGAGCCGATACGGCGACCAAGGTAGCCAAGGCTGAACCGGTCAAGGCTGCTCCTCGACGGAAGCCTGCTGCCAAGACCGAGGCGAAGAAGGAGACGACGCAGCCGTCACTGCCGACCTCGTTCGTCATCATCGGCGAGGACTGA
- a CDS encoding SPFH domain-containing protein, which yields MSGYFAIVGGIILLILALLLAVFGLIMTVAQAAIGVILIVLGVVMFIAAMFLFKGCTSVAPGNAVVLQLYGKYVGTVRQSGLRFVNPFYSKIQVSTRIRNHETSTLKVNDLDGNPIEIGAVVVWQVQDTAQALFEVDDFEEFVAIQAETAVRHIANSYAYDSSDPNRMSLRDNADEITSKLSNEVAARVAAAGVTIIESRITQLAYAAEIARAMLQRQQATAVVAARQLIVEGAVGMVETAIEQIEGRGIVTLGHLERSDLVSNLMIVLCGDQAAQPTISTTRNQESGK from the coding sequence GTGTCTGGCTACTTCGCCATCGTCGGCGGCATCATCCTGCTGATTCTCGCGCTCCTATTGGCTGTGTTCGGACTCATCATGACCGTGGCGCAGGCCGCGATCGGCGTCATCCTCATCGTGCTCGGCGTCGTCATGTTCATTGCCGCGATGTTCCTGTTCAAGGGATGCACCTCCGTGGCTCCGGGCAACGCCGTCGTCCTTCAGCTCTATGGGAAGTACGTCGGCACAGTGCGCCAATCGGGTCTGCGCTTCGTCAACCCCTTCTATTCGAAGATCCAGGTCTCGACGCGCATCCGCAACCACGAGACATCGACACTGAAAGTCAACGACCTCGACGGCAATCCCATCGAAATCGGGGCCGTGGTCGTCTGGCAGGTCCAAGATACGGCTCAGGCTCTGTTCGAGGTTGACGACTTCGAGGAGTTCGTCGCCATCCAGGCCGAGACCGCTGTGCGCCACATCGCGAACTCCTATGCCTACGACTCCTCTGACCCGAACCGAATGTCGCTGCGCGACAACGCTGACGAGATCACGTCGAAACTCTCCAATGAGGTTGCCGCAAGAGTTGCCGCAGCCGGCGTGACCATCATCGAATCACGCATCACCCAGTTGGCTTACGCGGCCGAGATCGCGCGCGCCATGCTCCAACGCCAGCAGGCAACGGCCGTCGTCGCAGCTCGCCAACTCATCGTCGAGGGTGCTGTCGGCATGGTCGAGACCGCCATCGAGCAGATCGAAGGCCGTGGCATCGTCACGCTCGGTCATCTCGAGCGCAGCGATCTCGTGTCGAACCTCATGATCGTCCTCTGCGGCGACCAGGCCGCGCAGCCGACGATCAGCACCACGAGAAATCAGGAGTCGGGCAAATAG